The following is a genomic window from Oryzias latipes chromosome 12, ASM223467v1.
tgatttcttttttctcctctggGAGGTTGGATGAGAATCCTTCACCTGATTACTGACAAGAAAACCGATCAGATGACCAAACAAACACCGACCCGCTGTGACTGTCAGCCGGCTGCTGCCCAAGAAGTACTGAAGTCAAACCTGCAACCACGAGGATTGTCTTTATCCTGTGTTTTATAGTTTTGCTGCAGGAAATccactttatttgctttttaatgagaatagaggacagaaccccagtgcaccatactttccccggcttcaaacttctagcagtgTACTAGCAACTAATTGctattacatttatttcaaacatgtacagtaagttgcatgcactatAGTACTTATACACCATAGTGttaataataatgacaataatgGAAAATCTACCTTTTTAGCATAGCAGTATTAATACAAAATAGTATAAGTCTAAGCAGAGAAAATTGGCTGTTCTGGCCCTGGTTTATGAAACCATCTGCCCTCTGCTTTGAGTTAAGGTCAATACCATGACAACACATCACACCACCTATCAACTAGTCCACTTCTTGTGAACACGGGATTTAAACCTACAGAAATAACACGATTAAGGTACGAACACTAGATTGAATACACATTTCTTTCATAAGTAACCATCATACAAGCGAGATAATGCCCTCCCAAGgctttatcagaaattaacggacgtcacggttcaggcttccgcgtcgtccgttaatttctgatgaagCACACCTCGTCGGGCATTATCCCTTACAAAATGGACATCCTGCAGCCACTGAGATTTCTCCCGGATGATGGTATAAATATTAACAATTTTGTCCTAGATTATGTCACTCAGCTGAAATTTGCCCTTTAAATCCAGTATTATCCAGTAACATTTTATCCAATAATTCTGTATTAGACCACATTTATATGTTTTAATTAGGACTTGTCAGTCTTCTTCCCCCaccctcatttttatttatgttgacATGACGTGCAGCTAAAAACCAAACTGGGCACATTCAACACAGAGTTGACACTGGATACAGGCCCCCAGCCCACATGTATAAATAGATCCACGGGGACAAACATGGCAGAGACCTTTTAGTCTAATTTTGAGAATTATTCCAGTCTAGAAAAACAGATTTAGCTTGTCTGTGTAAACCCACATGAACCCTGTAGTTCCTCTGAAGAAAAGGCAAAAGATCCAACCCAGCAAACAGATGACACATCCACTTCTTCACATGCCAATGCTTCAGATGAAACATAGGAAGCCCGGTTTTCTATTTCAAGATTACGCTGAGCGTGAAAACCTGAGCATGCCCGCTCAGAATGAGATCAACATAGTGGCGAGGAGAGGGCCAGCGACTTCATCAGGAGATTGCAGACAATGGATGCTGCGAATGAGGACTTCTCACGGCAGGATGTCGACCCCGAGATGACAATGCTGAcagcggaggaggaggaggtcacaGAGCAGAGCGCTGATGGCGGCGATGAAGTGGAAAACCTACGGAGGAGGTACTTTCAGATCGTTTCTGGATGAGAAGCTGTAACCTGAAGCCTGGGAAACAGATCACAGTTAGACTGAAGAAACATTTGAGTTTTTACGTCAGACCTTGTTAACAACTATCTCAGAAATTACCAATtccaaaatgataaaagaaaaattcaaataaactgTGAATTAAGGCAGCTGGAAGGATTCTCTGAttataatatgttttttttcctgaaaaaatatATCAATGAAAGGATCATTACCTTATCAATTGTATTTCTCTAGATGCTTTAAAAGTTAATCTGTTCCAACAATAATACACAAAGAACGCCATCAGAGCAGCGCAGAACCTCAAACAAATGATCTAAAGTTTGCTCACTGGAACAAAATCgtaacatttttgaaatgtggTCTGATTAGACATGAATCTGAGATCAATCTTAACTTTCCATTGAGTGGTGACAATGTGGAAAAGGTGGTAGTGTCATGATATGGGGCTTGTAAGCATTAGAATGGGCTCAATTTACTAAACTGGCAGCATTTTAAGGGAAAGAATTTGTTGCGGAAAGACTTAAATTCAAGGAAAAAGTCAGTTTTGGGGTAAATATTTTTATAGTTAAAACACAAgtaatccccccccccacccccatgcaAATAAATCctgcaacacacaaaaaaagagttcTGCTAAATCTATGGTAAAAAACaatagacaaaaaaagacaattatattcttaagacattttttgcagccTAATGAGACACAAACTGGGTGGTTTAGTCTTTAACTGTAATGGATTTCAAACTATCAATTCTCAAAAAATGCCAGTCTTTGggtaatgatttattttaaaaaaacacagcccCCTTAAAATATGCAAATGAGTCTCgtaccacaaaaaacaaaaagagttattttaaatacacagtaaaaacaGATATATCACAGGGGGAGAAGGACGATAATTACAATTTTCTAGACACTAATTGGGCTAAATGTTAACTTGGTCATTAAGTCTTTAATTATAAGGGATCTCCAATGCCAGATAAATGGTGTTAGTGTCATGATTTGGGGCTTCTTCACATCAGGAAAGATGTGTTTGATTCACCAAACAGATAGCAGATAGTTAAGCggcaaaaaatggcagaagatactataataaagaaaaaataaggagGAAATGGAAAATCTAGTAGCAACATCATCTAAAATGTTAAAGCTCTGTCATCTTAATGAACAATAATTCTACACAAGCTGCAGCTTGATGACCTTTCAGCTCAAGAGGCTAAACTTTAActgttttcttcaaataaaagcATTGTTGTGAGAAGCTTCAGGGCCAACTTAGCCCTGGAGAACCCGCGGGATCAAATGattgtattttttctcttttattttttccattttttgctatttgttaaaAGCCTGCCAAAAgtgaacaaacaacaacaacaaaagtccAATTAGATATAAAACCCCTAAATGAAGTTGTACCTTAAAACCATgcatgagactttttttttctaaaaaaaaaacccaattatttaagatttagaaaatgtttacattaaaagGAAAAGATCTTATTCGACCTAACTTCCAAAAAGGTTCCTGACATTCAtggaaaattatatttaaaaaaagttttatccaaatgtttaaacaaatctgCCTTAGATAgtgaaccaaaaaacaaaacagaagaagatgctTTGGACCAGataataaataagaaataaaaacaataaaaagtggaGGAAATGGGAATTGtgtttgaaaaacagaaatccatGCAGATCCAGAATGGAGCTCCTGCCGTGTTGATCCCACCATCCCTCTGTCCTCAGTTTACGTGAGGCCGTCCATGACGACAGCGTCCGCCCCAAGATGCAGTGCCTGATGATGGACTCCTCCTTCTCCATGGTGACGATGCAGGGGGAAGACAGCGGGATCGCGTGGGAGACGAACCCCAGTCGCTCTGCCACGCCGTGGGCCTCTGAAGCTGGAGACTTCACCCCTCCGGTTCCCGTCCGACCTGCAACACCGGGGTCACACCCAGCTGGGAAGATCATTTTTGAGATGGACGAGGAGATGATTTCAAGacagaggaagaccaaagagaggGCTTCCGGTCAGAAGAGCAGGGTGGGAAAACGTCCAGAAGTCCTGGAGCTGAGCTCAGATAACATCTCAGGACGACCGGAGCTAGTGGAAGTCTCTCAGCCGAATGTGAAAGCGGACGCAGAAGGAGAACAAGAGGAGGAGGCTGATCATCTGGAAAACAAGATGCAGCGGTTGTTCAGCATCGTGTCAGAGGGCTCAGAAATCCTGAACATTGTCGTCCCACCGAAGATGGCCACTGTGGACGAGGAGGAGAGCAGAGAAATGGCGGACAACCTGTCGTACCTCGAGGAAGTTCCTGTTCCCAGAGCCAGTGAGGAAATCCAAGACTACGAAACGCTGACCTTAGGTGAACCTGAAGTCCAGTCAGCTCCACCAGCCACATCTCCAAGAGTCAGACTTCAAGGTACGATGGATCCTCCAGGAGCTCCAGTCGCCAGGCCTCCAGGAAGAGCAGCTGTCGGGAATTTGGACTACTTTGAAGCCTTCTTCCTGGTTGATGCTCAGGCCCCTGGGGGTCCTGCTATGATCTCACCTGGGCAGGAGGTACCAGAGGCGGGGGCCCCTGGAGAGACCAACAATACTGAAACTCAAAGAAACGTTGGAGATGTCACTGTTTGCGCAAACATGGACAGAGACGAGTCGGACACTGTCAGTTTAGGAGAAATCACCAGCGAGCTTCTGGATGATGTTTTCTACGCCGGCACCGACAGCAATCCAATGAAGAGCCTGGATTCAGCGCATGGAGGCAGAGCAGCTGCCGGTTCAATATCCAGACTTCCATCCAAGCCAAGTGGTTCCAGTCTGTTTGGAAGCCAAGAGGACATCCTGACTCCTATCTTCCTCCCCGAAGGACCTCCAAAAATTATTGATCCAATTTTGCTTGAGGAGCCCAAAGCCATGGCTTTCCTCTACACCGACCTGTACGAGGAGGCGCTGGGCAGCCGGAAAAAAGAGGAGGACGCGGAAAGCGTGACGTCTGAGAAGTCCTTCCACAGCAGACACTCAGACCGGGAGGCCAGGGGATATTTGGAGAAGTTTGTTCTCATAGACGAGACCCCGGTGGTGGAGGCGGAACATTCAGACAAGGAAAAACCAGCAGAGGGAGAACCACGGGTTCTGACAGGAGACGGCTTTGATGTCGAAGACTTTCTGCCCAGAAGCGAACATGCggaaatgcagcaaacagaggaGATCACAGACTTCTTCAGGTCCAGCGCCAATTCTTCCCCATGTGACGCCGAACGTCTTCCTCCACCTTTGGAAGAAGACGATACAGAAGTTATCTCAAAGAAAATCCCCAAGGTACAAAAAAGTGTCTCCATTGCAGAAGAGAAAGTCCCAGAAGTCCATCTGGATCCACTCAGCCTATCAAACTTTGAGTTCCCCCCTGAGGAACCAGACTGGGGAGGTATGGACGATCCTCCCACCGCTGAGGAGGATGTGTTTAAACACGAGGAGTTATGGAAACACGAGGCAGCCATAAGCAAACCAGATCCCCCTCCCAGGAAGAAGACGACATCTAAAGCAAGGCTAGATCTTACTCCTCTAACTCCAGTCGACGGTATTCCGATGCAGAAccaagaggaagctggaggaaaggagcagagggaggaggagaaggagacgGCATCACCAGCGGAGACGACAGACGACAGGGACGGTGTCGACGGCGGGGAAACAATTTCTGAGGCGGCTCTGTCCGAGGCCATCCTGACCGCGCTGAAAATGGAGATCTCTGCGAGTAACGGCGTTCAAGACGGCGACGAAACAACCACAGCAGACGAGAACGGCGAGAAAACAGGGGAGGAGGAAACGAGGACTGAGGCGGACACAGTGGCGGCGGGACACAATGACCCGAAGGAGGCAGACGTTGAAACGGAGGTCAATCCAGAGAAGCCAGTGGAAGGTTCAGCCGCTGTTCCTCCGACCAAAACCAAGGGGCAGTGCATCATCCTTTAATCTAGAAACTTCTGTGACAGATCTGAGGAAACTCCTGCCAgcttcacacacacaaatatgaaTGAGTTTGTCTTCAAAAAGTGTTGGTGTCACTCTGACGGAAGACCCACTTTAAACCAGGTCCCTCCAGCAATAGTGCATGTAGAAGTCTGGGTCACAAGGAGTGACGGTGCAAAACGGCGGGGTGTGCCGTCTTCTATAAATAAGCCTCCTTGGCCTTTAACCTGACACCTTGTCTCAGAAGACTGTGTGCAGCACCCACTTATAAACAGTCACAGATAAGAGATCAACACCCGTTGTTGTGGAGCTTTTCGTAATGCTTACTCAGTTCTAAAAGTTTTAAGAAGTCGTGGCTTTCCCTTTGTTACGGAGCCCCTTTTTGCTAAATATTAATTTCTCagatttagtttttcatttctattttctgCTAAAGAATCTAACAAGATTAAAGCCTAAAGCGGCGTTGTAAGGGTGTTACTCGTCCCCACAGGCTAAGCGGCCCCTCAATCACCCCTTTTGCCCCTCCCAGCCTGGTCAGAAGTGCGTGTGACAAATTCAttacaaaaacaacactttttttcaaaatgcaagTTTTCTGTTggctttatctccatagcaaccattttatttttgggttgCCTGGTGGTGACGAATTGgtctatgtcattttttttttttataacttgtcctgtccaacagctaggcaaacagatgagagctgagggcctcttgtgttggacatattttattttaacaagaggtctatgtcattttttgaagaatctgcaaaagtaaatttttgaatttccttaacaactgaagtttttttgttaaccacgctcACATTACAGATATTTTCATACCGTATGTCATATCACTTTTTTCAGCTTACCCTAACATTTCATGTATTAAATTTTCACAATTCTtctgtaaaaaatgtgtgagcCATAAAGGAGCGCCACTTTTGTGAGCTCGCACACTCCAaatttaaaaccaacattttttcccaagTAGCTCCCCAATGATGCTCGAGCAGTCAGTAGGCTATAGATAAAAATCCTtaagagtttaaatttgtagctggtactaaaggcgatttttaaataatttttttaattcaagaatGGCGGCCTCTTACCGAGGTCaaaggttgtggttgtagaATTAAGCTGGTGGTGTGTATGTAAAATTTTGTTATCACTCAAacaaaaattttgttttctcaaattgaacaaagatgtgaaaaaatcaATTGCAACTGCAGTTGATGCCTACACCTGATTCAAAAAATGCGATCTGGAGCCCCGCCTCCTTTGCTGACACATGCGCATAGAAATGCACAAATCACATATGATAAAGGTGTAAACGGTACACACAAACTATTAGGTGCAGtatgaatatatatttttttgtaaaataacaattttactTCTACAGATTTATGTGGTGCACTGCTGAAATTCGGCGCCCTCTGGAGTAAAACCCACGCATGTTGAACCTGACCAACCCTTGTAGTTTGTTCATTCACCGGTAGGTGGCAGCAGAAAGCCgactgtttgaaaaataaacagtccTACAACTTGTGCCCTGATTGGCATACCGTTTAAGTATGCTCGCTTTTTTGGGATCAGGAAAAGGGTTTATATTATATcagttcattttatttattatttatttttttgtggaggTATTTTAGCCGACAGCATCGAGGTTGTAGTTTGGACACTCGTGCTGCGTTTAAAGGGGGTCTGacattaaaattttaattttccaTCTAATGATTTAAATAGAAAACACCgcaagaaaatacattttctttagtatGTGATGTGTAAAACCCCTGCATTAAATCatcatgtttaataaaaaagataatttgGTTGACTTTAACGTCTTTTGTTGAACATTAATCCCGGTTACCGAGGCACTTTGAACGCCTATGCTAACCCAGCAATGGACAATGTTCACTGTAGGTTCTCCTCCACGGTTGCTCCTGTTGAAAACGGGGACGAAAACGGCGACAAATATCCCGCAGGCGATGGTTTAGTCGACGCTTTCGGGGACCTGGCTGCTCTCCCGGTAGAAGTGGAAGAGAGGAGACCGACGTGTTTACGGTGCCGGTGAGCTAAATAACGGTGAAGCTAATGCTAGTTAGTCGGGATAGCAGAGAGGCTGTGGACGGAAACCCCGAGTCCCGGATGTCCGTTCACTGCATTTATGAGGCGATAGGCCCGTGTCGTTAAAGAAAAGCTGAAATAAACATGGAGGCTTTAGGCTGAGAAATAACCGGGATGTCACTGCTTGAACTTTCTTCCATGCAGTCGCCCTCAGAAGGTGTGTCTCTGTCCCTTCCTTCCTTCTCGACCGCTGGAGGTGTCCACCTGTCTGTACGTGGTACAGCACCCCGCAGAGGTAAGCTAGCGTTAGCCTCCAAAGCTatatgtttaaatttttttctatttagctATAAAACTTTGGTCAAAAGTCTGACTCTGGCTTCATCTTctagtatttttcttttacaaaaatgtatttttttaatcgacacaatgtttttcttttattagtcAAGACTAACTTTGATTCACTTGTGTGAATTCAGTGTAAAAAGTTTGGTCCCTGCCCCAAAAATATTTAATCAgcaataaaattaaatacatttctttcacaattattcatacattttaccaaatctaaaaaaagatctggacataaactgttcattttgcTATTCCTCGCCAGAAATTGTACCTcatcttttttgattttgcactTTCACtcaaacatttagaaaagatTTGACTTATTTTATTACGACCCGTCTCTGTGAAGACTATAAATTATTTCACGAACATATGAGTTTTGGGTTTGTTACATAAGGGAGATTTAATGCAGAAAGATTGTGTATAGTTACtctacttataattatggctaaatatttcattcacaAGTGTAAATATCCTCAGAAAATAacagtattttacattttccagAAATAAACTATTCTTTATGCCAATATTATTAATTActactaacaaaaaagctgctagaacagttgaaacatggtaaCTTTTGAAACTTTAGCAGAATCCTTCACCTTTATTATTAGTTTAGTGTGTTTGTCtgcacacatatatatatatatcgcccctctcaccctccgcgagtggtttctcctccaagctcgggtcctctaccagaggcctgggagcttgagggtactgcagtatcttagctgttcctagcactgcgcttttctggactgagaggtctgaggtctttccaggtatctgttgtagccactcctccagcttgggggttactgccccgagtgctccaattacctcaggcaccactgtcaccttcactttccaggctttctccagttcttctctgagtccctggtatttctccagtttctcatgttccttcttcctgatattcccatcgcttggcactgccaaatccaccacaacggctttcctctgttctttatccaccactacaatgtctggttggtttgccattaccatcctatcagtctggatctggaagtcccacaggatctttgccctctcattctctaccaccttcggaggtgtttcccattttgaccttggggtttccagttcatattctgcacacatgttcctgtatattattccagccacttgattgtggcgctccatgtatgctttccctgccagcatcttacaccctgcagttatgtgctggattgtttcaggggcctctttgcacagcctacaccttgggtcttgtctggtgtggtagatctgagcctctatggctctggtgctcagggcttgttcctgagctgccaggatgagttcttcagtgctgtcctgtaggccagcccttttctagccattggtaggacttcttgatatcagccacttcagttatggtccggtggtacatcccatgcaggggtttgtcctcccatgaggatctgtcctccagcactgtgtcctctgctctccattgcctgagacattcactgagaacactgtcatttggggccttgagcttgatgtactcatggatcttggatgtttcatcctggatagtggcttctacgctcactagtcctcggcctccttccttgcggctagcatacagtctcagggtgctggatttgggatggaaccctccatgcatggtgaggagctttcgtgttttaacatccgtggtctgtatctcttcttttggccatcttattattcctgcagggtatctgataactggcagtgcgtagctgtttattgcccgggtcttatttttgccattgagctggcttttcaggacttgccttacccgttggaggtatttagctgttgcagctttccttgttgcctgctccaggttgccatttgcctggggaattccaaggtacttgtaactgtcctcaatttctgctattgttccttctggaaGAGAGACCCCTCGTGTATGGACTAcatgcctctctttgtcaccatccggctgcactATCTCGAGcctgaatgacatcccaatgtcagtactgtagatcctggtggtgtggatcagggagttaatgtcacgctcgctcttagcatatagcttgatgtcatccatgtagaggaggtgactgatgttggccccatttctgagtcggtatccatagccagtcttgttgattatttggctgagggggttcagacttatgcagaacagcagtggggacggagcatcaccttggtatatcccacatttgatggacacttgtgcaagtggcttcccattggcttcaagggtggttttccacagcttcattgagtttcctatgaaggctcttagagtcctgttgatgttgtacagctccaagcattcagtgatccatgtgtgtggcatcgagtcataggccttcttgtaatcaatccaggctgtgcacaggttggtgtgtcgtgacttgcagtcttgagcgactgttctgtcgaccaggagttggtgtttggctcctctgaaGTCTctctatatgtatatatatatatatatatatatatatatatatatatatatttgttactaaagtttattctttaaaaacagtcataagaagggaaaaaaagacttgctttgattaaaaaaaattgcgtttttaacttgtatttgtggcttttttgcattatggaggacagatataaaaaaattgagcttaaaattgcaattttttaaaatctaattgtgtgaatcaggagcagatgaaaataattcctttgaaaaaaataccttatgtttttttttttcaaagctccCAGCCTTATGGAGTGATTTATGTGCCATTATTCCAAGCACAATACTCCTAAAACCTTCAAATATTGTGTGctcaaaaattattttgcacttgaaacagaaaaatgcacttgAGGCTCAAAAatacatacaaacaaaacaattttcaccGAACAAATTCGAGGGCACCCCGTTACAAATGTGCCGCAAAAGCCAGctatttgtaatttttgtgcttgtttttaaattattgattttgttttgtcttaatgtaaagcactGGAGGAGCATAggaaaaagtgctttataaataaagtttgatttgatcagACATGGACGTGACGGTTGaagctgattggtcagaaactCTTCCAATCAGCTTGTAGATTGGATTCAAAAAGGGTTTtgattacaagttttttttgtttgcttgcttgTATTTTTTAGCTTCAAAGGGATTTTTCtatttcaagttcaaaataattttttgagcacacaaaatgtttaaaattttgCCCTCTAAACAGTGAGTGTTGCTCttggaataatggcacaaaaGTCCCTCCATAGCTGCatttgcaggccgaatggttacgGTACCTACACCGGTAATGTGGGGTTTGGGGTGAgaggggggctgtaagctagcgggagagcaggTAAACAAAGAGATCTCAGCAACAAAtactgtcccgcccacaacccagcAGCGAATTCTTAATGgactcttgccgctctgcagaaacgatgtcctataAAGCGACGGTTTGTGTTTTGCCTCAGGAAAGCAGAGTTCTGCGCACCGTTCCTCTTCTTGCCACCTGTTTGCCTCAAGGAAAATGCAACATCATCGTAGGACGACGATTCAGCGAGGAAAAGTAAGTAAgtggcattttattttcaataaaaattagTCCTGCACAATAAAACCCAATACGGATATCGCaacaattgcaataaatggttaccttaaatgtgctaaaacaatcttatggcagcttgacgaATTTAAcgcatcaaataaatcccttttacacatttgaccaatcagatgaagccCTGAActtgttgaccaatcgggtgGAGCTCTTATTGTTAgttgttgactcttatttaaattaaactgttgcagtgaaatggaaaggatttttttatttgccattTGTTCtcgtatcgcaagttatattgcatatcgcgagttttcctcatattgtgcagccctaatgaAAATATATGCAAATGTCCTTAAATATATTTAGGGCTTGCTATTATATAATTGCACGCAGACACCCGGAGCTCGCCGCCGTCTGTCAAGACAGCAGAACGCTCATCCTCTACCCTGGTCCCAAGTCCCAGAACCTGGAGGAGCTGGTTCGGTGTCAAGATGTCGGCTCGATAAATCACAATGTGATCATCATAGACGGCACCTGGAGCCAAGCCAAGAACATGTTCCTGAAAAACAGCATGTTCCACCTCCCTAAACAGGTCCGAACAGTTTGAAGAGAAATGTTTGGTCTCCTTTTCAATGATCAATTTCAAACACTTCcctgtttctttattttccttcttcATTTGGTTAAACTTTTCGTGCAAATCGGGTCCAACTGCAGCCCTTCTGATCTCATTGTGGTTTGGTTTTCCAGGTGCAGCTCAACAGGACTCTTTCCAGTCAATATGTGATCCGCACCCAACCCTCCAACATCTGCCTGTCCACGCTGGAATGTGCCGCCGTCGCCCTGTCTGTCCTGGAACGCAACGACGAGATCCAAGAGGTGAAGAGACAACAGATCGCAGCTTTGCACGGAATTAGCAACCAGTAtctaaaatcaaaaatatagaTCGATTTGATGAGGATCTTGACCTTTCTTGGTTAAACTAGTGTGTTTGTTGTGCAAAGGTTATGTTCTAAACATTAACCAGTGATGGGTAAAATCCTGAAGTAGGATTATAGATCTACATAGATCTACCATCGTGAttggtgactgacatcccgatggagagacaccatcgtgatgccacgcccccgccacgctgcgagtggACACCATAAaacgcggttacatgtgcaaaatatctttatAAGGATTattggtcggattagaatccaacttgtagatgggcccagaaaaactttttcagattattatattatattacagcagtgtttttaaaaaccggAAGCGAAACTTAGTTCCGCCgagaggctacatacatcagCTCGGTATTATACAAGATGATCTCCTAAACctgtttttaataatgttacggttattatgaagcgcctgttcgctcatcattttaattttaatccgtgtggtcagtgctttttctgttgaaaaacggagccggaagccaggattagcagtatgctaacacgggctaacaacattagcatgaaaataaaatccatgcgtgaaacggtgcaatctgcatcttggctgcacgtaaatatgtgggaataacatcagcctttattttgtcgggacacgactggaaacacaaatgtttgaacggtttctaaggactgagcggcatttctgctttgaagcttacACACTGCGCATCCCAGAGTCGGCCTTGGCAGCGTTTCTCCAATGAAATCAAActatccgaacttttgcaaagatggatgtccaTATATAAGGAaacgtttagccgatcaccgctaccTCAGCGGAGAaagtgtttgtgttagcctgggggggcggagctggcagtgcagactcttcctggaagggaaTATGAGAACACGCTCGTTTTCGTGGGTTAGGAGGGGCTCAGaggtgcaggtttttagaggaacaatgtgtgaacggatcaaaataccactttgggtttATTATAATACACTGAAGAGCTCAAAaagtcgattttttttttttttttttttcttttttttcatgatataggACCTTTAAGGAGGTAAAAGTCCTCCCTACACATTTGCTACACTTCTCTCAGACAGAGATGaacatttcacacttttctctcttgttgaaATTCTTAAAGTTTAAACTTTCGTTTGATAATAGCTCTAAAACAAATATCTGCTCACAA
Proteins encoded in this region:
- the LOC105355190 gene encoding cardiomyopathy-associated protein 5 — translated: MDAANEDFSRQDVDPEMTMLTAEEEEVTEQSADGGDEVENLRRSLREAVHDDSVRPKMQCLMMDSSFSMVTMQGEDSGIAWETNPSRSATPWASEAGDFTPPVPVRPATPGSHPAGKIIFEMDEEMISRQRKTKERASGQKSRVGKRPEVLELSSDNISGRPELVEVSQPNVKADAEGEQEEEADHLENKMQRLFSIVSEGSEILNIVVPPKMATVDEEESREMADNLSYLEEVPVPRASEEIQDYETLTLGEPEVQSAPPATSPRVRLQGTMDPPGAPVARPPGRAAVGNLDYFEAFFLVDAQAPGGPAMISPGQEVPEAGAPGETNNTETQRNVGDVTVCANMDRDESDTVSLGEITSELLDDVFYAGTDSNPMKSLDSAHGGRAAAGSISRLPSKPSGSSLFGSQEDILTPIFLPEGPPKIIDPILLEEPKAMAFLYTDLYEEALGSRKKEEDAESVTSEKSFHSRHSDREARGYLEKFVLIDETPVVEAEHSDKEKPAEGEPRVLTGDGFDVEDFLPRSEHAEMQQTEEITDFFRSSANSSPCDAERLPPPLEEDDTEVISKKIPKVQKSVSIAEEKVPEVHLDPLSLSNFEFPPEEPDWGGMDDPPTAEEDVFKHEELWKHEAAISKPDPPPRKKTTSKARLDLTPLTPVDGIPMQNQEEAGGKEQREEEKETASPAETTDDRDGVDGGETISEAALSEAILTALKMEISASNGVQDGDETTTADENGEKTGEEETRTEADTVAAGHNDPKEADVETEVNPEKPVEGSAAVPPTKTKGQCIIL
- the dtwd2 gene encoding DTW domain-containing protein 2, whose product is MLNLTNPCSLFIHRFSSTVAPVENGDENGDKYPAGDGLVDAFGDLAALPVEVEERRPTCLRCRRPQKVCLCPFLPSRPLEVSTCLYVVQHPAEESRVLRTVPLLATCLPQGKCNIIVGRRFSEEKHPELAAVCQDSRTLILYPGPKSQNLEELVRCQDVGSINHNVIIIDGTWSQAKNMFLKNSMFHLPKQVQLNRTLSSQYVIRTQPSNICLSTLECAAVALSVLERNDEIQEVLLRPLKALCSFQLQHGAQIHHSKEHLLKTGMYDKPMPKNKRKIKRMEKLLADHSICPR